A stretch of Flavobacterium sp. N1994 DNA encodes these proteins:
- the typA gene encoding translational GTPase TypA translates to MESIRNIAIIAHVDHGKTTLVDKIMYHCQLFRENENTGDLILDNNDLERERGITITSKNVSVVYKGTKINIIDTPGHADFGGEVERVLNMADGVCLLVDAFEGPMPQTRFVLQKAIDLGLKPCVVINKVDKENCTPEEVHEKVFDLMFELGAEEWQLDFPTVYGSAKNNWMSDHWENITDNVEALLDMVVEHVPAPKVSTGTPQMLITSLDFSSFTGRIAIGRLERGELKEGMPISLVKRDGRIFKSRIKELHTFEGLGRKKVQSVIAGDICAIVGVEGFEIGDTIADFENPEALQTIAIDEPTMSMLFTINDSPFFGKEGKFVTSRHIRDRLTKELEKNLAMKLGETDSADKFMVFGRGVLHLSVLIETMRREGYELQIGQPQVIIKEIDGKKCEPIEELTIDLPEHLSGRAVEFVSIRKGEMLSMEGKGERMIVKFNIPSRGIIGLRNQLLTATAGEAIMSHRYIGYEPYKGEIPGRNNGSLISMENGKAIPYSIDKLQDRGKFFVNPNDEIYEGQVIGENSRSDDMSINVTKAKKQSNVRSSGNDEKARIIPPIIFSLEEALEYIQKDEYVEVTPKSIRLRKIYLNETDRKRNKI, encoded by the coding sequence ATGGAATCTATTAGAAACATTGCTATTATTGCTCACGTTGACCACGGTAAGACTACCTTAGTTGACAAAATCATGTATCACTGTCAATTATTTCGTGAAAACGAAAACACTGGTGATTTAATTTTGGATAATAACGATTTAGAGCGAGAAAGAGGAATTACAATTACTTCTAAAAACGTTTCGGTTGTATATAAAGGTACAAAAATCAATATTATTGATACTCCAGGTCACGCCGATTTTGGTGGTGAGGTAGAAAGAGTATTAAATATGGCCGATGGAGTATGTCTACTAGTAGATGCTTTTGAAGGGCCTATGCCTCAAACACGTTTCGTTTTGCAAAAAGCTATCGACTTGGGATTAAAACCTTGTGTGGTTATTAATAAAGTAGATAAAGAAAACTGTACTCCAGAAGAAGTGCACGAAAAAGTATTCGACTTAATGTTTGAATTAGGAGCAGAAGAATGGCAATTGGATTTTCCAACGGTTTATGGTTCGGCTAAAAACAATTGGATGTCTGACCATTGGGAAAATATAACGGATAACGTAGAAGCATTATTAGACATGGTTGTTGAACACGTTCCAGCTCCAAAAGTGTCTACAGGAACACCTCAAATGCTAATCACCTCATTAGATTTCTCTTCATTTACCGGTCGTATTGCTATTGGTCGTTTAGAAAGAGGAGAATTAAAAGAAGGAATGCCAATTTCTTTAGTAAAAAGAGATGGTAGAATATTCAAATCAAGAATTAAAGAATTACACACTTTTGAAGGTCTTGGACGTAAAAAAGTACAAAGTGTAATTGCTGGAGATATTTGCGCTATTGTTGGAGTTGAAGGGTTTGAAATTGGAGATACTATCGCCGACTTCGAAAATCCAGAAGCTTTACAAACTATTGCCATTGACGAACCAACAATGAGTATGTTGTTTACTATTAACGACTCCCCATTCTTTGGTAAAGAAGGAAAATTTGTTACTTCCCGTCATATTAGAGATCGTTTGACTAAAGAGTTAGAAAAAAATCTAGCGATGAAATTAGGTGAAACGGATTCCGCTGATAAATTTATGGTTTTTGGTCGTGGCGTATTGCACTTATCAGTTCTTATTGAAACGATGAGAAGAGAAGGATACGAATTACAAATTGGTCAACCACAAGTAATCATCAAAGAAATTGATGGTAAAAAATGTGAACCAATAGAAGAATTAACCATCGATTTACCTGAGCATTTATCAGGAAGAGCAGTCGAGTTTGTTTCGATCCGTAAAGGGGAAATGCTTTCGATGGAAGGGAAAGGCGAGCGTATGATTGTAAAATTCAATATACCCTCTCGTGGAATCATCGGATTGAGAAATCAACTTTTAACGGCTACTGCTGGTGAAGCCATTATGTCACACCGTTATATTGGTTACGAACCTTACAAAGGAGAAATTCCAGGAAGAAACAACGGTTCGTTAATCTCTATGGAAAACGGAAAAGCGATTCCTTATTCTATCGATAAATTGCAAGATCGTGGTAAATTCTTCGTTAATCCAAATGATGAAATTTACGAAGGTCAGGTTATTGGAGAAAACTCTCGTAGCGATGATATGAGTATCAATGTTACTAAAGCTAAGAAACAATCTAACGTTCGTTCCTCAGGGAATGATGAAAAAGCTAGAATTATCCCACCCATTATTTTCTCTTTAGAAGAAGCGTTGGAGTACATTCAAAAAGATGAATATGTAGAGGTTACGCCAAAATCAATTCGTTTGAGAAAAATCTATTTGAACGAAACGGATAGAAAACGTAATAAAATTTAA
- a CDS encoding PAS domain S-box protein, producing MKNNSNKITLLYVLILVFVAILGHKLFADYFSESNTKSLLQLNFIKDLLFIIISGAVLKLILYQNEMRNKSVFEKLQLTNIEIKESNERYDIVAKATSDTIWDWKMEDDSFIWNKGIQGVFGYKKEEVGKTSKWWFDRIHPEDSLKMSVKLYSFLEQKTEKWQDEYRFQCADGSYKYVFDRGFLVKDADGKLIRMIGAIQDITKQKEEEQRLRLLETVITQTKDAVMITDIDTSEDPIPNIIFINSAFTDMTGYSAKDVIGKSPSIFFGKKSDFLEYDKLKTAIQEYRECFIETISYKKNGKEFWVNFSMIPVTNKDGEHSHWISIQRDVTLEKEKEKEREQLIRELTQNNNDLKQFSYITSHNLRAPLSNLTGLLNLIDDIDIEDPELKEIITGFSKSTHLLNETINDLVKVIIIKDSPSIQKEKVLIKEVFENVFNQLSFLISVHKPILKIDLEDVTILEINKSYLESIFLNLLTNAIKYRAPIRQLKVSIATKVEDDNLIITFKDNGIGIDLNKNKDKIFGLYQRFHNYPDSKGLGLYLVKSQVESMGGTISVSSIVGKGTTFTIIFKNS from the coding sequence ATGAAAAATAATTCTAATAAAATTACATTACTATACGTACTTATTTTGGTGTTTGTGGCAATCCTTGGCCATAAATTATTCGCAGATTATTTTTCTGAATCCAATACCAAGTCTTTACTGCAATTAAATTTTATAAAAGACCTCCTTTTTATTATTATTTCGGGGGCGGTTTTAAAACTCATTTTGTACCAAAATGAAATGAGAAATAAATCGGTTTTTGAAAAATTGCAATTAACCAACATCGAAATCAAAGAATCTAACGAACGCTATGACATTGTGGCCAAAGCGACCAGTGATACCATTTGGGATTGGAAAATGGAAGACGATAGCTTTATTTGGAACAAAGGAATACAAGGAGTATTTGGGTATAAAAAAGAAGAAGTTGGGAAAACATCCAAATGGTGGTTTGATAGAATTCATCCTGAAGACAGTTTAAAAATGTCGGTTAAACTATACTCTTTCCTTGAACAAAAGACTGAAAAATGGCAAGATGAGTATCGTTTCCAATGTGCTGATGGCAGTTACAAATATGTTTTTGACAGGGGCTTTTTGGTAAAAGATGCAGATGGAAAGTTAATCCGAATGATTGGAGCCATTCAAGACATTACCAAACAAAAAGAGGAAGAGCAAAGACTTCGATTATTGGAAACCGTAATTACACAGACGAAAGATGCGGTTATGATTACCGACATTGACACTAGTGAAGATCCTATTCCCAATATTATCTTCATCAACTCTGCTTTTACAGACATGACTGGTTATTCGGCAAAAGATGTTATAGGCAAATCGCCTTCGATTTTTTTTGGAAAAAAATCAGATTTTTTAGAATATGACAAATTAAAAACTGCAATTCAAGAATACAGAGAATGTTTTATTGAAACCATTAGTTATAAAAAGAATGGTAAAGAATTCTGGGTTAATTTTTCTATGATTCCAGTAACCAATAAAGATGGAGAACATTCCCACTGGATATCCATTCAAAGAGATGTCACTTTAGAAAAAGAAAAAGAAAAAGAAAGAGAACAACTCATTCGGGAATTGACACAGAACAATAACGACTTAAAGCAATTCTCCTATATTACTTCTCACAATTTGAGAGCTCCTTTATCTAATTTAACGGGGTTATTGAATCTTATTGATGACATCGATATAGAAGACCCTGAGTTAAAAGAAATAATTACTGGTTTCTCCAAATCAACACATTTATTAAATGAAACGATAAATGATTTAGTAAAAGTGATTATCATTAAAGATAGTCCTTCCATTCAAAAAGAAAAAGTTTTAATAAAAGAAGTCTTTGAAAATGTATTTAATCAATTAAGCTTCCTTATTAGTGTTCACAAACCTATTTTAAAGATTGATTTAGAAGACGTAACGATTTTAGAAATAAACAAGTCCTATTTAGAAAGTATTTTTTTAAATTTACTGACGAATGCTATAAAATATAGAGCCCCAATTAGGCAACTAAAAGTCAGTATAGCTACAAAAGTAGAGGATGATAATTTAATCATTACCTTTAAAGACAACGGAATAGGTATTGATTTAAATAAAAATAAAGATAAAATTTTTGGTCTTTATCAAAGATTTCACAATTACCCAGACAGTAAAGGATTGGGATTGTATTTAGTCAAATCGCAAGTGGAAAGTATGGGAGGAACGATTTCAGTAAGTAGTATTGTTGGAAAAGGAACTACCTTTACCATTATTTTTAAAAACAGTTAG
- a CDS encoding response regulator yields MLDKILCVDDDPITLMLCKKVVEKVDFAREIITVNNGEEAIIYFDNLFESRKNNDSVVYPKLVILDLNMPVMDGWEFLECYISKDYHKVFDSTRFIVLSSSIDPYDINRAKTYPVIGFLSKPVTKEMLENLKPQFPQ; encoded by the coding sequence ATGTTAGACAAAATTTTATGTGTAGATGATGACCCAATTACACTCATGCTTTGTAAAAAAGTAGTGGAGAAGGTTGATTTTGCAAGAGAAATAATTACTGTTAACAATGGAGAAGAAGCTATTATCTATTTTGACAATTTATTTGAAAGCAGAAAGAATAATGATTCTGTAGTATATCCAAAATTAGTAATCTTGGATTTAAATATGCCTGTAATGGATGGATGGGAGTTTTTGGAATGCTATATTAGCAAAGATTACCATAAAGTATTTGATTCAACCAGGTTCATCGTTCTCTCTTCTTCTATTGATCCTTACGATATAAACAGAGCTAAAACATACCCAGTAATAGGTTTTCTTTCAAAACCAGTAACAAAAGAAATGTTAGAGAATTTAAAACCTCAATTTCCACAATAA
- the rpsT gene encoding 30S ribosomal protein S20: MANHKSALKRIRSNEKKRVLNRYQHKTTRNAIKALRLATDKSDASAKLSAVVSMIDKLAKKNIIHDNKAANLKSKLTKHVSKL, from the coding sequence ATGGCAAATCACAAGTCAGCTTTAAAAAGAATTAGAAGTAACGAGAAAAAAAGAGTATTAAACAGATACCAACACAAAACTACTCGTAATGCAATAAAAGCATTAAGATTAGCGACTGACAAATCTGATGCTTCTGCAAAATTATCTGCTGTTGTTTCAATGATCGACAAATTAGCAAAGAAAAATATCATTCATGATAATAAAGCAGCTAACTTGAAATCTAAGTTAACAAAACACGTTTCAAAACTGTAA
- the proS gene encoding proline--tRNA ligase → MSKNLTKRAEDYSKWYNELVVKADLAENSGVRGCMVIKPYGYAIWEKMQAELDRMFKETGHSNAYFPLFVPKSMFEAEEKNAEGFAKECAVVTHYRLKNDESRPGKLMVDPNAKLEEELIVRPTSEAIIWSTYKNWVQSYRDLPLLINQWANVVRWEMRTRLFLRTAEFLWQEGHTAHATKAEAIEESEKMMHVYAEFAENFMAIPVIKGLKTESERFAGAEETYCIEALMQDGKALQAGTSHFLGQNFAQAFDVKFANQDGKQEYVWGTSWGVSTRLMGALVMTHSDDNGLVLPPNLAPIQVVIVPIFKTDEELETISTVANELIAQFKKLNISVKFDNRTTQKPGFKFAEWELKGVPVRIAIGPKDLENGTFEIARRDTLSKEVKPKEGIVNYISDLLEQIQKDLFNRALDYRNAHITEVNTFEEFEDVLENKTGFIAAHWDGTPETEEKIKDLTKATIRCVPLDRVEEEGKCIFSGAKSTGRVLFAKAY, encoded by the coding sequence ATGAGTAAAAACTTAACAAAAAGAGCAGAAGATTATTCAAAATGGTATAACGAACTAGTCGTAAAGGCTGATTTAGCTGAGAATTCAGGAGTTCGAGGATGTATGGTTATTAAACCATATGGTTATGCTATTTGGGAAAAAATGCAAGCAGAATTAGACAGAATGTTTAAAGAAACTGGGCATAGTAATGCTTATTTTCCTCTTTTTGTGCCCAAAAGCATGTTTGAAGCTGAAGAAAAAAATGCAGAAGGCTTTGCTAAAGAGTGTGCCGTAGTTACTCATTATCGACTTAAAAATGACGAATCGCGCCCAGGAAAACTTATGGTTGATCCAAATGCAAAATTGGAAGAAGAATTAATTGTTCGTCCAACCTCAGAAGCAATTATTTGGTCTACTTATAAAAATTGGGTTCAATCATACAGAGATTTACCTCTTTTAATTAACCAATGGGCTAATGTCGTGCGTTGGGAAATGAGAACAAGATTATTTTTGAGAACAGCAGAATTTTTATGGCAAGAAGGACATACCGCTCACGCGACAAAGGCAGAAGCAATAGAAGAGTCTGAAAAAATGATGCATGTGTATGCAGAATTTGCTGAGAATTTTATGGCTATACCAGTAATTAAAGGATTAAAAACCGAGTCAGAACGTTTTGCTGGAGCGGAAGAAACTTATTGCATAGAAGCATTGATGCAGGATGGAAAAGCATTGCAAGCAGGAACATCACATTTTCTCGGACAAAATTTTGCTCAAGCCTTTGATGTAAAATTTGCCAATCAAGACGGAAAACAAGAATATGTTTGGGGTACATCATGGGGAGTTTCTACTCGACTGATGGGAGCCTTAGTGATGACACATTCAGATGATAACGGATTAGTTTTACCTCCAAACTTAGCTCCAATACAAGTAGTAATTGTTCCAATTTTTAAAACAGATGAAGAACTTGAAACTATTTCCACTGTTGCTAATGAATTAATCGCTCAATTTAAAAAATTAAATATTTCGGTTAAGTTTGATAACAGAACTACTCAAAAACCTGGGTTTAAATTTGCAGAATGGGAATTAAAAGGAGTTCCAGTAAGAATTGCGATTGGACCAAAAGATCTAGAAAATGGAACTTTTGAGATAGCTAGAAGAGATACTTTATCCAAAGAAGTAAAACCTAAAGAGGGTATCGTTAACTATATTTCTGACTTACTCGAGCAAATTCAGAAAGATTTATTTAATCGTGCTTTAGATTATAGAAATGCACATATAACTGAGGTAAATACCTTTGAAGAATTTGAAGATGTTTTAGAAAATAAAACAGGATTTATTGCTGCACATTGGGATGGAACTCCAGAAACAGAAGAAAAAATCAAAGATTTGACTAAAGCAACCATCCGTTGTGTACCATTAGATAGAGTAGAGGAAGAAGGAAAGTGTATTTTTTCTGGTGCTAAATCCACTGGTAGAGTGTTGTTTGCGAAAGCTTATTAA
- a CDS encoding OmpP1/FadL family transporter, translating to MKKYLSIIIAGLAFSATQAQETTPEDALRYAVESLTGSARFRGMSGAFGAVGGDLSAINQNPAGSIFFNNNYATFTGTSYNTKNGSTYFGNKTNDNSNTLDINQAGVAFVFKDNNPKNDWKKFTVALNYENNNNFDNNIYSAGINPYNSIDKYFLRFANGLPQEGGITLNTLENAYFENLNFIDQQAFLGYQAYIFNPVDGTNPQNSTYVSNVPTSNNYYQDYYNITTGYNGKFTGNFATGYKDILFLGINLNYHYTDIKKTSSVYESYDTTNSASGLQSVQFDTETHTFGSGYSFSLGAIVKATQGLRLGLAYQSPTWYRLKDEQRQAVYADCPNCGSNNPVVFNPDVTMVYLPYTVQTPSKWTGSIAYIFGKKGLLSVDTSLKDYSNTSFRPKNDYQGINSYMSSVLDKAYEIRLGGEYKYKEYSFRAGYHFDQSPYKVDLPFGDLTGYSGGLGYTFGDSRIDLAYSYDHRSMNQTFLSSGMTDAARISSYYNNVTISYSMNF from the coding sequence ATGAAAAAGTACTTATCTATTATTATTGCTGGATTAGCGTTTTCAGCAACTCAAGCACAAGAAACAACACCAGAAGATGCACTTCGTTATGCAGTTGAAAGTTTAACAGGATCAGCTCGTTTCAGAGGAATGAGTGGCGCTTTTGGAGCAGTTGGAGGTGACTTATCAGCAATTAATCAAAACCCTGCTGGCTCTATTTTCTTCAATAATAATTATGCCACTTTTACAGGAACTAGTTATAATACTAAAAATGGTTCAACTTATTTTGGAAATAAGACTAATGACAACAGCAATACATTAGATATTAATCAAGCTGGAGTAGCATTTGTTTTTAAAGATAATAATCCGAAAAATGATTGGAAAAAATTTACTGTAGCGCTCAATTACGAAAACAATAATAATTTCGATAATAACATTTACTCCGCTGGAATTAATCCTTATAATTCTATTGATAAATATTTTTTAAGATTTGCCAACGGCTTACCTCAAGAAGGAGGAATAACCCTAAATACTCTTGAAAATGCTTATTTTGAAAATTTAAATTTTATTGATCAACAAGCTTTTCTTGGATATCAAGCCTATATATTTAATCCTGTAGATGGTACTAATCCTCAAAATTCAACTTATGTTTCTAATGTTCCAACAAGTAATAACTACTATCAAGATTATTATAATATCACAACGGGATACAACGGAAAATTTACTGGAAACTTTGCTACTGGATATAAAGATATTTTATTTTTAGGAATTAATCTGAACTACCATTACACTGATATTAAAAAAACATCATCAGTATATGAATCCTATGACACAACAAATTCTGCATCAGGGTTGCAATCTGTTCAATTTGATACAGAAACTCACACATTTGGAAGTGGTTATTCATTCAGCCTAGGAGCTATCGTTAAAGCAACTCAAGGTTTGCGCCTGGGATTAGCCTACCAATCTCCAACTTGGTATAGATTAAAAGATGAGCAAAGACAAGCAGTTTATGCTGATTGTCCAAACTGTGGTTCTAATAATCCAGTAGTATTTAATCCTGATGTGACTATGGTTTATTTGCCCTACACAGTTCAAACACCTAGTAAATGGACAGGAAGTATTGCTTATATCTTTGGAAAAAAGGGATTATTAAGTGTTGATACTTCCTTAAAAGATTATAGTAATACATCATTTAGACCGAAAAATGACTACCAGGGTATAAATTCTTATATGAGTTCTGTTTTAGATAAAGCATATGAGATACGTCTTGGTGGTGAATATAAATACAAAGAATATAGCTTCAGAGCTGGTTACCACTTCGATCAAAGTCCTTATAAAGTAGATTTGCCTTTTGGTGATCTGACAGGGTATTCTGGAGGTTTAGGATATACATTTGGCGATAGCAGAATAGATTTAGCCTACTCTTATGACCATAGAAGTATGAATCAAACATTTCTATCTTCAGGTATGACTGATGCCGCTAGGATAAGTAGTTACTACAACAATGTAACCATAAGTTACTCTATGAATTTTTAA
- the rimO gene encoding 30S ribosomal protein S12 methylthiotransferase RimO: MRTKSLKKNKINVITLGCSKNTYDSEVLMGQLKASGKDVVHEEEGNIVVINTCGFIDNAKAESVNTILEYADKKEKGLVDKVFVTGCLSERYRPDLEKEIPNVDQYFGTTELPLLLKALGADYKHELLGERITTTPKNYAYLKIAEGCDRPCSFCAIPIMRGKHISQSIEKLVKEAEGLAKNGVKELILIAQDLTYYGLDLYKKRNLAELLENLVKVEGIEWIRLHYAFPKGFPMDVLDLMKREPKICNYIDIPLQHISDNILKSMRRGTTKEKTTKLLKDFRKAVPGMTIRTTLIVGYPGETQEDFETMRDWVQEMKFERLGCFTYSHEENTHAYLLEDDVPEEVKQARAAEIMDLQSQISWDLNQEKIGQTFKCVIDRKEGQYFIGRTEFDSPDVDNEVLIDASKFYVKTGDFVNVKIIDATEFDLYGEPV; this comes from the coding sequence ATGAGAACTAAGTCATTAAAGAAGAATAAAATCAATGTTATCACTCTAGGGTGTTCTAAAAACACTTATGATAGTGAAGTCTTAATGGGACAATTGAAAGCCAGCGGAAAAGATGTTGTGCATGAAGAAGAAGGAAACATTGTTGTTATAAACACATGTGGTTTTATTGATAATGCCAAAGCAGAATCTGTAAATACTATACTTGAATATGCTGATAAAAAAGAAAAAGGGCTTGTTGACAAAGTATTTGTAACCGGATGTCTTTCGGAAAGATACCGTCCCGATTTAGAAAAAGAAATTCCAAATGTTGATCAATATTTTGGCACAACAGAATTACCATTACTTTTAAAGGCTTTAGGAGCCGATTATAAGCATGAACTACTTGGGGAACGTATAACAACTACCCCTAAGAACTATGCCTACTTAAAAATAGCTGAAGGTTGTGATAGACCCTGTAGCTTTTGTGCTATACCAATTATGCGAGGCAAACATATATCACAATCTATAGAAAAATTAGTAAAAGAAGCTGAAGGTTTAGCTAAAAACGGTGTGAAAGAATTAATTTTAATTGCACAAGACTTGACCTATTACGGATTGGATTTATACAAAAAAAGAAATCTTGCGGAATTATTGGAAAACCTTGTAAAAGTAGAAGGAATTGAATGGATTCGATTGCATTATGCCTTCCCTAAAGGTTTCCCAATGGACGTATTAGACTTAATGAAACGTGAACCAAAAATTTGCAACTATATTGATATTCCTCTTCAACATATTTCAGACAATATTCTAAAATCTATGAGAAGAGGTACTACCAAAGAAAAAACAACAAAACTCTTAAAAGACTTCAGAAAAGCTGTTCCTGGAATGACAATTAGAACTACTCTGATTGTTGGCTATCCCGGAGAAACACAAGAAGATTTCGAAACAATGAGAGACTGGGTTCAAGAAATGAAGTTTGAAAGATTAGGCTGTTTTACCTATTCACACGAAGAAAATACTCATGCTTATTTATTAGAAGACGATGTTCCTGAAGAAGTAAAACAAGCCCGTGCAGCCGAAATAATGGACTTACAATCACAAATTTCTTGGGATTTAAATCAGGAAAAAATTGGGCAAACTTTCAAATGCGTTATTGATAGAAAGGAAGGCCAATATTTCATTGGAAGAACCGAATTCGATAGTCCTGATGTTGATAATGAAGTACTTATAGACGCTTCCAAATTCTATGTAAAAACTGGTGATTTTGTCAATGTGAAAATTATAGATGCTACTGAGTTTGATCTTTACGGAGAACCTGTTTAA
- a CDS encoding TorF family putative porin has translation MKFRVLFLFLVFSSSMYSQENQLKTDSISSEKEKSISLKLDLVSRYLWRGQCWGGDYVALQPTIEYAITPKLTLGFWGTTNFKSDYFYPDETTFYKGYQEIDFYATYQLNDFLQVQLWDYYWPSVNRVDGVDNRFFNYGNDGVKTVDAILYFDFSEGYKYPFNATISTLVAGNDYQYDNNGENPKQNYTTYFELGYTLTLFQKSLIKTLQGIELDPFIGAVINNKAAYYNYADYDEVSFCNMGIKATKEIDLGKGISMPLSLNFVHNGAKNNTETFGKNFLVVGISFNY, from the coding sequence ATGAAATTTAGGGTATTGTTTTTATTTTTAGTTTTCTCTTCTTCAATGTATTCACAAGAAAACCAATTGAAAACGGATAGTATAAGCAGTGAAAAAGAGAAAAGCATATCATTAAAGTTAGATTTGGTCAGTCGTTATCTTTGGAGAGGTCAATGCTGGGGAGGGGATTATGTTGCATTGCAACCTACAATTGAATATGCAATTACACCTAAATTAACTCTAGGCTTTTGGGGAACGACCAATTTTAAAAGTGATTATTTTTATCCAGATGAGACTACTTTTTATAAAGGCTATCAAGAAATAGATTTTTATGCCACGTATCAATTAAATGATTTTTTACAAGTGCAACTTTGGGATTATTATTGGCCATCCGTTAATAGAGTAGATGGTGTTGATAATAGGTTTTTTAACTATGGAAATGATGGTGTAAAAACGGTAGACGCTATTTTGTATTTTGATTTTTCAGAAGGATACAAATATCCATTTAATGCTACCATCAGCACGCTTGTTGCTGGTAATGATTATCAATATGATAATAATGGAGAGAATCCCAAGCAAAATTACACAACCTATTTTGAGTTGGGTTACACACTAACTTTATTTCAAAAATCTTTAATTAAAACTTTACAAGGAATTGAATTAGACCCTTTCATTGGAGCTGTTATCAATAATAAAGCTGCCTATTACAATTACGCTGATTACGACGAAGTATCATTTTGTAACATGGGAATCAAAGCCACAAAAGAAATAGATTTAGGTAAAGGAATTTCTATGCCACTTTCATTGAATTTTGTTCATAATGGAGCCAAAAATAACACTGAAACTTTTGGTAAAAACTTTCTAGTAGTTGGGATTAGCTTTAACTATTAA